In one Apium graveolens cultivar Ventura unplaced genomic scaffold, ASM990537v1 ctg3835, whole genome shotgun sequence genomic region, the following are encoded:
- the LOC141701439 gene encoding uncharacterized protein LOC141701439, with translation MDGENQNNNENQGNNDEGGNVFDQLAETLAVLVNQQPKPNIVSQFKRLNPPTFDGATDPAIVEMWIQEMEKAFGLLGSNEEQKVTLAVYQLQGSAYDWWLMEKRKNETTNLEENHEPYTWAKFKKALEDKYFPRTVRLQKERDFIRLQQGGRTVIEYEAEFAKLAKYASTLVADESSRARRLEEGLRSDIRNSVASFELQTYEAVLNKALVIERGLAESEKASGSWNKRRFTQTSGQSFQGGPLKKPHVYDNIGGQGDQETCTRCGKNHPDKVCRWNTGACFHCGEVGHKISNCPHNPPPPPRKEADNKMGKGRVFQLTGNDNYRN, from the coding sequence ATGGATGGAGAAAATCAGAACAACAATGAAAATCAGGGCAATAATGATGAAGGAGGAAACGTCTTTGACCAGCTGGCTGAAACTTTAGCTGTGCTTGTGAATCAGCAACCAAAGCCCAACATCGTTTCTCAGTTCAAGCGTTTGAACCCGCCAACTTTTGATGGAGCTACAGACCCGGCTATCGTTGAGATGTGGATCcaagagatggaaaaagctttcGGACTTCTGGGGAGCAATGAGGAACAGAAGGTGACGTTAGCTGTGTACCAATTGCAAGGAAGCGCTTACGATTGGTGGCTTATGGAAAAGAGGAAGAATGAGACGACAAATCTTGAAGAAAATCATGAACCGTACACTTGGGCAAAGTTCAAGAAGGCTTTAGAGGACAAGTACTTTCCGAGAACAGTTCGTCTGCAGAAAGAGAGGGACTTCATTCGACTTCAACAAGGTGGAAGAACCGTCATTGAATACGAAGCAGAATTTGCAAAGCTTGCGAAGTACGCGTCGACCCTAGTAGCAGATGAGAGCAGTCGAGCACGAAGATTAGAGGAGGGACTTCGAAGTGACATCAGGAATTCAGTGGCGTCGTTTGAACTTCAGACGTACGAGGCTGTCCTCAACAAGGCGTTAGTGATCGAAAGGGGCTTGGCAGAATCTGAAAAGGCGTCTGGCAGTTGGAATAAGAGGCGGTTCACTCAAACTAGTGGGCAATCTTTTCAAGGGGGACCACTCAAGAAGCCACACGTGTACGATAACATCGGGGGTCAAGGTGATCAAGAGACGTGTACCAGGTGCGGCAAGAATCATCCGGACAAAGTCTGTCGTTGGAATACAGGTGCTTGTTTTCATTGCGGAGAAGTAGGACATAAGATTTCGAATTGTCCGCACAATCCGCCACCGCCACCAAGGAAGGAAGCAGATAACAAGATGGGCAAAGGACGTGTGTTTCAGCTGACAGGAAATGACAACTATCGCAATTAA